A stretch of the Vigna radiata var. radiata cultivar VC1973A unplaced genomic scaffold, Vradiata_ver6 scaffold_43, whole genome shotgun sequence genome encodes the following:
- the LOC106752756 gene encoding transcription factor GTE10 isoform X1, which yields MAPTVPIEFAGQKESRKYSHSQNMGKSRKYSKAYATGFVPDFRHAVETMGESEGLGSLGRVDTELTASADSCAPKRKYPGLSTGGYGIFDVPFQLFSLSRMSGFERKDLKTRLTWELEQVKEFQKKVEAMNSNALVLSPSSDIRSCSAGQKRPKLESQHLAMEVSVPHGKKRPLPGNSGPRTKKSISGRPELPKPSAPVASHAAMMKPCESLLNRLMTHQFGWVFNTPVDVVKLNIPDYFTVIKHPMDLGTVKRRITSGEYTNLMDFAADVRLTFSNAMTYNPPGNDVHLMADTLNKIFESRWKAIEKKIPVIDCVPSEPSRPTHVETEISDRVPPSKKKKITSNNVKPEPLKIIMTVEEKHKLSVELEAMLGELPDAIVDFLREQSYNAGQTNDDEIEIDIDALSDDTLFKLRKLLDDYLLEKQRSQAKAGQCEMELLNESGFSNSPVQPCKGNEQVEEDVDIVGGNDPPISTYPPLEIDKDGTNRNSKCSSSSSSSSESGTSSSDSDSGSSSGSELDMAKTSEPLSGTKENVGSGLTLDQNKGDPGNSDTGKDSTNVGGQVEQTSQSKLVASEPESHQEGESAASKRQVSPEKLYRAALLRSRFADTILKAQEKALEKDEKRDPEKLRLEREELERRQKEEKARLQAEAKAAEEARRKAEAEAAAEAKRKRELEREAARQALQKMEKTVDINESSQFLEDLEMLSAVHDEPMPSFKEETITDLPQNGLGRIKLQGNPLEQLGLYMKDEEEEEEEELPLSGAAGPSNDVEEGEID from the exons ATGGCACCTACTGTACCTATAGAGTTTGCTGGACAAAAGGAATCCAGAAAGTACTCTCATTCACAGAATATGGGGAAGTCTAGGAAATATTCCAAAGCTTATGCTACTGGTTTTGTTCCTGATTTTCGGCATGCTGTTGAGACTATGGGTGAATCGGAAGGGTTGGGCAGCTTGGGAAGGGTTGATACCGAGCTTACGGCATCCGCAGATTCTTGTGCACCAAAGAGGAAATACCCTGGTTTGAGCACCGGTGGTTATGGTATTTTTGATGTACCTTTTCAACTTTTCTCTTTGTCAAGGATGTCGGGTTTTGAGAGAAAGGATTTGAAAACAAGGTTGACATGGGAACTTGAACAAGTAAAGGAATTTCAGAAGAAAGTTGAAGCTATGAACTCAAATGCTCTAGTGTTATCACCCTCCAGTGACATTAGGAGCTGCAGTGCAGGGCAGAAGAGGCCTAAGCTGGAGAGCCAGCATTTGGCAATGGAAGTATCAGTGCCACATGGTAAGAAAAGGCCCTTACCAGGAAATAGTGGTCCCAGGACAAAGAAAAGTATATCTGGGCGTCCTGAACTTCCAAAACCTTCTGCGCCAGTGGCCTCACATGCTGCAATGATGAAACCGTGTGAGTCATTACTTAACCGATTGATGACTCATCAATTTGGTTGGGTTTTCAACACACCTGTTGATGTCGTTAAATTGAACATTCCGGATTATTTCACTGTCATCAAACATCCAATGGATTTGGGTACTGTGAAGAGGAGAATAACCTCTGGTGAATACACGAATCTCATGGATTTTGCTGCTGATGTGCGACTGACTTTCTCAAATGCAATGACTTATAATCCACCTGGCAATGATGTACACCTCATGGCTGATACccttaataaaatttttgaatcgAGATGGAAGgcgatagaaaaaaaaattcctgtTATTGACTGTGTCCCATCTGAGCCTTCTAGACCTACGCATGTGGAAACAGAAATCTCTGATCGAGTTCCTCCctcaaaaaagaagaaaataacatcaaataatGTCAAGCCTGAGCCTCTTAAAATAATCATGACTGTAGAGGAGAAGCATAAATTGAGTGTAGAGTTGGAGGCCATGCTTGGAGAGCTGCCTGATGCTATTGTTGATTTCTTGAGAGAGCAAAGTTATAATGCAGGGCAAACCAATGATGATGAGATTGAAATCGATATTGATGCTCTTAGTGATGACACCCTGTTCAAACTGCGGAAGCTTCTGGATGATTATTTGCTCGAGAAGCAGAGATCTCAGGCAAAAGCTGGACAATGTGAAATGGAG CTTCTGAATGAATCAGGGTTCAGTAATTCACCGGTGCAGCCTTGCAAAg GCAATGAACAGGTGGAGGAGGATGTGGACATTGTTGGTGGAAATGATCCTCCTATTTCAACTTATCCTCCATTAGAGATTGACAAAGATGGTACTAATAGAAACAGTAAATGCAGTAGTTCAAGCAGTTCTAGTAGTGAATCTGGCACTTCATCCAGTG ATTCAGACTCGGGTAGTTCATCTGGAAGTGAATTGGATATGGCTAAAACATCAGAACCTCTTAGTGGTACCAAG GAAAATGTAGGTTCTGGCTTGACTTTAGATCAAAACAAAGGGGATCCTGGTAATTCGGACACTGGAAAGG ATTCAACAAATGTGGGAGGCCAAGTTGAGCAGACTTCCCAGAGTAAGCTTGTTGCTTCTGAACCAGAAAGCCATCAAGAGG GGGAGAGTGCTGCATCTAAGAGGCAAGTTTCTCCCGAAAAGCTCTACCGTGCAGCTTTATTAAGGAGCCGCTTTGCTGACACCATTCTTAAAGCTCAAGAGAAAGCCCTTGAAAAG GATGAAAAGCGGGATCCTGAAAAACTTCGGTTGGAGCGAGAAGAACTTGAAAGGCGGCAGAAAGAAG AGAAAGCACGGTTACAGGCAGAGGCAAAGGCTGCAGAAGAAGCTCGGAGGAAGGCTGAAGCAGAAGCTGCAGCTGAAGCCAAAAGGAAAAGGGAACTGGAAAGAGAAGCAGCCCGTCAAGCTTTGCAAAAG ATGGAGAAAACTGTCGATATAAACGAGAGCAGTCAATTTTTGGAAGATCTTGAGATGCTGAGTGCTGTACATGACGAACCTATGCCAAGTTTCAAAGAGGAGACAATCACGGATCTACCTCAAAATGGATTAGGTAGGATCAAACTACAGGGGAATCCCTTAGAACAACTAGGTTTGTATATGAAggatgaggaggaggaagaagaggaggaacTGCCTCTGAGTGGTGCTGCAGGACCATCAAATGAtgtggaagaaggagaaattGACTGA
- the LOC106752756 gene encoding transcription factor GTE10 isoform X2 has product MAPTVPIEFAGQKESRKYSHSQNMGKSRKYSKAYATGFVPDFRHAVETMGESEGLGSLGRVDTELTASADSCAPKRKYPGLSTGGYGIFDVPFQLFSLSRMSGFERKDLKTRLTWELEQVKEFQKKVEAMNSNALVLSPSSDIRSCSAGQKRPKLESQHLAMEVSVPHGKKRPLPGNSGPRTKKSISGRPELPKPSAPVASHAAMMKPCESLLNRLMTHQFGWVFNTPVDVVKLNIPDYFTVIKHPMDLGTVKRRITSGEYTNLMDFAADVRLTFSNAMTYNPPGNDVHLMADTLNKIFESRWKAIEKKIPVIDCVPSEPSRPTHVETEISDRVPPSKKKKITSNNVKPEPLKIIMTVEEKHKLSVELEAMLGELPDAIVDFLREQSYNAGQTNDDEIEIDIDALSDDTLFKLRKLLDDYLLEKQRSQAKAGQCEMELLNESGFSNSPVQPCKGNEQVEEDVDIVGGNDPPISTYPPLEIDKDDSDSGSSSGSELDMAKTSEPLSGTKENVGSGLTLDQNKGDPGNSDTGKDSTNVGGQVEQTSQSKLVASEPESHQEGESAASKRQVSPEKLYRAALLRSRFADTILKAQEKALEKDEKRDPEKLRLEREELERRQKEEKARLQAEAKAAEEARRKAEAEAAAEAKRKRELEREAARQALQKMEKTVDINESSQFLEDLEMLSAVHDEPMPSFKEETITDLPQNGLGRIKLQGNPLEQLGLYMKDEEEEEEEELPLSGAAGPSNDVEEGEID; this is encoded by the exons ATGGCACCTACTGTACCTATAGAGTTTGCTGGACAAAAGGAATCCAGAAAGTACTCTCATTCACAGAATATGGGGAAGTCTAGGAAATATTCCAAAGCTTATGCTACTGGTTTTGTTCCTGATTTTCGGCATGCTGTTGAGACTATGGGTGAATCGGAAGGGTTGGGCAGCTTGGGAAGGGTTGATACCGAGCTTACGGCATCCGCAGATTCTTGTGCACCAAAGAGGAAATACCCTGGTTTGAGCACCGGTGGTTATGGTATTTTTGATGTACCTTTTCAACTTTTCTCTTTGTCAAGGATGTCGGGTTTTGAGAGAAAGGATTTGAAAACAAGGTTGACATGGGAACTTGAACAAGTAAAGGAATTTCAGAAGAAAGTTGAAGCTATGAACTCAAATGCTCTAGTGTTATCACCCTCCAGTGACATTAGGAGCTGCAGTGCAGGGCAGAAGAGGCCTAAGCTGGAGAGCCAGCATTTGGCAATGGAAGTATCAGTGCCACATGGTAAGAAAAGGCCCTTACCAGGAAATAGTGGTCCCAGGACAAAGAAAAGTATATCTGGGCGTCCTGAACTTCCAAAACCTTCTGCGCCAGTGGCCTCACATGCTGCAATGATGAAACCGTGTGAGTCATTACTTAACCGATTGATGACTCATCAATTTGGTTGGGTTTTCAACACACCTGTTGATGTCGTTAAATTGAACATTCCGGATTATTTCACTGTCATCAAACATCCAATGGATTTGGGTACTGTGAAGAGGAGAATAACCTCTGGTGAATACACGAATCTCATGGATTTTGCTGCTGATGTGCGACTGACTTTCTCAAATGCAATGACTTATAATCCACCTGGCAATGATGTACACCTCATGGCTGATACccttaataaaatttttgaatcgAGATGGAAGgcgatagaaaaaaaaattcctgtTATTGACTGTGTCCCATCTGAGCCTTCTAGACCTACGCATGTGGAAACAGAAATCTCTGATCGAGTTCCTCCctcaaaaaagaagaaaataacatcaaataatGTCAAGCCTGAGCCTCTTAAAATAATCATGACTGTAGAGGAGAAGCATAAATTGAGTGTAGAGTTGGAGGCCATGCTTGGAGAGCTGCCTGATGCTATTGTTGATTTCTTGAGAGAGCAAAGTTATAATGCAGGGCAAACCAATGATGATGAGATTGAAATCGATATTGATGCTCTTAGTGATGACACCCTGTTCAAACTGCGGAAGCTTCTGGATGATTATTTGCTCGAGAAGCAGAGATCTCAGGCAAAAGCTGGACAATGTGAAATGGAG CTTCTGAATGAATCAGGGTTCAGTAATTCACCGGTGCAGCCTTGCAAAg GCAATGAACAGGTGGAGGAGGATGTGGACATTGTTGGTGGAAATGATCCTCCTATTTCAACTTATCCTCCATTAGAGATTGACAAAGATG ATTCAGACTCGGGTAGTTCATCTGGAAGTGAATTGGATATGGCTAAAACATCAGAACCTCTTAGTGGTACCAAG GAAAATGTAGGTTCTGGCTTGACTTTAGATCAAAACAAAGGGGATCCTGGTAATTCGGACACTGGAAAGG ATTCAACAAATGTGGGAGGCCAAGTTGAGCAGACTTCCCAGAGTAAGCTTGTTGCTTCTGAACCAGAAAGCCATCAAGAGG GGGAGAGTGCTGCATCTAAGAGGCAAGTTTCTCCCGAAAAGCTCTACCGTGCAGCTTTATTAAGGAGCCGCTTTGCTGACACCATTCTTAAAGCTCAAGAGAAAGCCCTTGAAAAG GATGAAAAGCGGGATCCTGAAAAACTTCGGTTGGAGCGAGAAGAACTTGAAAGGCGGCAGAAAGAAG AGAAAGCACGGTTACAGGCAGAGGCAAAGGCTGCAGAAGAAGCTCGGAGGAAGGCTGAAGCAGAAGCTGCAGCTGAAGCCAAAAGGAAAAGGGAACTGGAAAGAGAAGCAGCCCGTCAAGCTTTGCAAAAG ATGGAGAAAACTGTCGATATAAACGAGAGCAGTCAATTTTTGGAAGATCTTGAGATGCTGAGTGCTGTACATGACGAACCTATGCCAAGTTTCAAAGAGGAGACAATCACGGATCTACCTCAAAATGGATTAGGTAGGATCAAACTACAGGGGAATCCCTTAGAACAACTAGGTTTGTATATGAAggatgaggaggaggaagaagaggaggaacTGCCTCTGAGTGGTGCTGCAGGACCATCAAATGAtgtggaagaaggagaaattGACTGA
- the LOC106752710 gene encoding uncharacterized protein LOC106752710 has translation MEIFKKLEINIPFSETLQQMPSYAKFLKELLMKKRKYIEEETIEALIDLGANINLMSLSMFKKIEGLELKPTRMTLQLMDRSLKYLYGVVEDVLVKVDKFLFHVDFVIIEIEEDVDVPLILGRPFMKTARVLIYVENDKLNVRVQDEEVNFDVFEDVSHPNDGKTCFHLDALDGVCMVQEKLVRSSSPLEKTLIDTCEDLNEEEEKLIDECLIDLDIKRNPFS, from the exons ATGGAGATCTTTAAGAAACTGGAGATCAACATACCATTCTCTGAAACACTGCAACAAATGCCTTCATATGCTAAATTTTTGAAGGAACTCCTCATGAAGAAGAGGAAATACATTGAAGAGGAAACCATTGAA GCATTGATTGATTTGGGAGCCAACATCAACTTGATGTCGCTCTCTATGTTTAAGAAGATTGAAGGTTTGGAACTCAAGCCTACTCGGATGACTCTCCAATTAATGGATAGATCTCTTAAATACCTTTATGGGGTGGTTGAAGATGTGCTTGTTAAAGTGGATAAATTCTTATTTCATgtggattttgttattatagAGATTGAGGAAGATGTGGATGTGCCTCTCATCCTTGGGAGGCCCTTTATGAAGACTGCAAGAGTCTTAATTTATGTGGAAAATGACAAACTCAACGTGAGAGTACAAGATGAAGAAGTGAATTTTGACGTGTTTGAAGATGTGTCTCATCCAAATGATGGCAAAACATGTTTTCATCTTGATGCACTTGATGGAGTATGTATGGTGCAAGAGAAGTTGGTACGTAGTTCTTCTCCTTTAGAGAAAACGCTCATTGATACATGTGAAGATTTGAATGAGGAGGAAGAGAAACTGATTGATGAGTGCTTAATTGACTTGGATATTAAAAGAAATCCGTTTTCATGA